A single region of the Triticum dicoccoides isolate Atlit2015 ecotype Zavitan chromosome 2B, WEW_v2.0, whole genome shotgun sequence genome encodes:
- the LOC119360897 gene encoding uncharacterized protein LOC119360897 translates to MRGVFRRSTPHNRASRSHLQPAATSRHAPPHLSARSRPPPRAATADPASTPTPISGSRRVNERVGRQAALRLDPIGSDRVRPTQGGGGWAGRTERRWRPDPGERRRHKASWFSGAAPWLLRRAPGRERGRMRESKHGRCREPKLLPPACPLHGSSSLCDHIQLQCQKNNGAEQHIHKCGGHYPAA, encoded by the exons ATGCGTGGGGTGTTCAGGCGGTCAACGCCGCATAACCGTGCCTCCCGATCCCACCTCCAGCCCGCCGCCACCTCCCGGCATGCCCCGCCCCACCTCAGCGCGCGcagccggccgccgccgcgcgccgccactGCCGACCCCGCCAGCACGCCTACCCCTATCTCTGGATCGAGGCGGGTCAACGAGCGTGTGGGGCGGCAGGCGGCTCTCCGGCTCGACCCGATCGGATCCGATCGAGTGAGGCCTACACAGGGCGGCGGCGGATGGGCTGGACGCACAGAACGACGGTGGCGTCCGGATCCAGGCGAGCGTCGGCGGCACAAGGCGTCGTGGTTCTCCGGGGCAGCGCCATGGTTGCTCCGCCGTGCTCCTGGAAGAGAACGAGGAAGGATGAGGGAGAGCAAGCATGGAAGATGCCGAGAACCCAAGCTGCTCCCTCCAGCGTGCCCCCTCCATGGCTCGTCGTCGCTCTGTGACCACATCCAGCTCCAG TGCCAAAAAAATAATGGTGCCGAACAGCACATACATAAGTGTGGTGGACACTATCCTGCGGCATGA